AAGGGTATGTATGGCGTGTACGGAGGAATGGAATGAGGCAGGATTTTGATAACAAAAGGCCATTAGCAGATACGGTGGCAGATGAAATAAAAGAATATATCATACAGCAGAATTTAAAAGGCGGAGATAAGATCCCACCAGCGCCGGAGCTGGCAGAGCTGTTTGGCGTGGGAAGGAGCACAATCCGGGAAGCTGTGAAGTCGTTGGCATTTTCTAATATATTGGAGGTCCGGCATGGGGCAGGTACCTTTGTTTCGCCCAGGATGGGGGTGTCCAACGATCCGTTAGGGATGGATTTTATCAAGGATAAACAGAAGCTGGCGCATGATCTGATGGAGATCCGTCTGATCATTGAGCCGCCCATCGCAGCTATGGCGGCTAAGAATGCCACGGAAAAAGGGATTGAGGAGTTGTCACAGATACATGATATCCTGAAAAAAAAGGTGGAACTGGAAGAGGAGTATATTGAGGATGATATTGCTTTCCATAAAAAAATTGCTGAACTGAGCAACAATATTGTGGTGCCGAACCTTACACCCCTTATTGCGGAAGCGGTCAATTATTTTACAATACGCACCAAGCGCCAGCTGAAAAAAGAGACCATTCAAATGCACATGGAACTCATGGAGGCGATCAGAACGCATGATTCCCTGTGGGCGGAGGACGCCATGCGGCTGCATTTGATCTATAATCGTGAATATTTTAGAAATCTGGAGATGGATGAGAATTATAGTGTGAACGAATAAAGGCTGCATAACTGAAAACAGACTGCATCGGAAACGAAGA
This portion of the Clostridium sp. AN503 genome encodes:
- a CDS encoding FadR/GntR family transcriptional regulator; the protein is MRQDFDNKRPLADTVADEIKEYIIQQNLKGGDKIPPAPELAELFGVGRSTIREAVKSLAFSNILEVRHGAGTFVSPRMGVSNDPLGMDFIKDKQKLAHDLMEIRLIIEPPIAAMAAKNATEKGIEELSQIHDILKKKVELEEEYIEDDIAFHKKIAELSNNIVVPNLTPLIAEAVNYFTIRTKRQLKKETIQMHMELMEAIRTHDSLWAEDAMRLHLIYNREYFRNLEMDENYSVNE